Genomic DNA from uncultured Fretibacterium sp.:
CATGCCCGAATTTGTTCCGGTAAGCAAAAAACGGCAGCGCTACACCTTCGGACGTGCATACGATCTCGTCGAGATGCCCGATATGATCGAAGTGCAGCGGGATTCCTATCGATGGTTCTACCAGGATGATGTGGCTCCAGAGGCTCGTTCGATGCAGGGGTTGCAGGAACTGCTTCATGAGGTCTTTCCTATCGAGAGTTATGACGGTCAGTTTGTTCTCGAATTTGTCCGCTATCATATCGACAGCCCCAATCTTCTCGAGGAGGAGGCGCGACAGAGGGATATGACCTGGGCGCGTCCCATCCGGGCCACGATTCGCCTTGCCAATACGAAGACGCAGGAGGTCAAGGAGGAGAAGATCTTCCTCGGCGAATTTCCCGTGATGACGGACAGGGGAACCTTCATTATTAATGGAACCGAGCGCGTCGTCATCAATCAGTTGGCGCGCTCCGCGGGCATTTACTTCAATCGGGGAGAGGGGGCCGGCCACGATGCCTGTTTGGCGAAATTGATCCCGGATCGCGGGGCCTGGCTGGATTTCTCATCGGCCCCAGGCGAGATCGTGTCGGTCAACATCGACAACCGCAAGAAGCTTCCGGTCACGCTCCTGTTCAAGGCCTTTGGGGCGGAGAACAACGACGCCATCATCTCCCTTTTCGGAGCGGAACCGACCTTCATGGAGTTTGGGGACGAGATGCGGGGAAGGCTCTCCGCCGCGGATATCCTGGACCCGGAGGGCAACGTCGTCGTGGCCCGCGGGCGTCCCGTTACGCGCGAGGCCCTGGAGACCCTCGCGCGGCTCAACCCCGGAGGCCGGGGCGGCATCGACGTGCTGGGGCTGGACCCCTCTCTGGCCTTGACGCTGGAGAGGGACGTCACCCAGAGCTCGGACGAGGCGATGCAGGAGATATTCCGCCGACTGCGCCCCAACGAGCCGGCCCGCGTCGAAAACGCACGGGAGTATCTGAAATCCCTTTTCTTCGATCCCCGACGCTACACTCTGGGGCGAGTCGGGCGTTATAAGCTGAACCGCCGCCTGGGGCTCGATATCGAGGCGAATACGCGCCTTCTCACCCTGCAGGATCTGGTCGCGATCGTTCGGGAGATGTTCGCGATGAAGGCTTTGGATAAGAAGAGCGACGATATCGACCACCTGGGCAATCGGCGGGTGCGCTCCATCGGTGAGCTGCTGCAGAACCAGATCCGCATCGGGCTCCTGCGCATGGAGCGCATCGCCCGCGAGCGTATGACCACGATGCCCAACCTCAGCACGGCGACGGGAGGCGAACTGATCAACGTCCGGCCTATTTCCGCCGCGCTTCGGGAGTTCTACGGCTCCGGGCAGCTGTCCCAGTTCATGGACCAGACCAACCCGCTTGCCGAGGTGACGCATCGTCGTCGCCTCTCCGCCCTCGGGCCTGGGGGGCTCAGTAGGGAGCGGGCCGGTTTCGAGGCGCGCGACGTGCACTATACGCATTATGGCCGCGTCTGTCCCATCGAGACCCCCGAGGGACCGAACATCGGGCTGGTCTCGTCCCTGACCACCTATGCCCGCCTGAACGAGCACGGCTTCCTCATCACCCCGCGCCGCAAGGTGAAGGATGGCAAGCTGACGGAGGACATCGAGTTTTTGTCCGCGGACGACGAGGACAATTATCACATCGCCATGGCCAATACTCCCCTGGAGGAGGATGGGGTGACGATCGCGGGCACGGATTGTCCAACCCGCCACCAGGACGACATCGACACGATCCCCACCGACCAGGTGGACTACATGGACGTCTCGCCCAAGCAGATCGTCTCCTCCTCGACGGCGCTGATCCCATTCCTGGAACATGATGACGCAAACCGGGCCCTCATGGGGTCCAACATGCAGCGTCAGGCCGTGCCCCTGCTACTGCCCGAGGCCCCCGTCGTGGGGACCGGTATAGAGCACCGCATCGCCAAGGACTCGGGGTCCTGCGTCGTGGCTGCGGAGGCGGGGGAGGTGCGCTGGGTGGACTCCGAGCGCATCGAGATCCGCTCCAAGAAGGGCAGCGTGCGCGTTTACAACCTCATCAAATTCCGCCGTTCCAACCAGTGCACGGTGATCCACCAACGGCCTCTGGTCTCGAAAGGAGATGCCGTGGAGAAGGGGGAGATCATCGCCGACGGTCAGGCCGTGGATAACGGCGAGCTGGCGCTGGGGCAGAACGTCCTCGTCGCCTTCGTCCCCTGGGAGGGCTACAACTTCGAGGATGCAATCCTGCTGAGCGAGAACCTGGTCAAGGAGGACAAATTCTCCTCGATGCACATCGAGGAATACGAGATCGACGCCCGGGAGACGAAGTTGGGGCCTGAGGAGATCACCCGCGACATCCCGAACGTCGGCGAGGACATGTTGCGCAACCTCGACGATACAGGGATCATCCGAATCGGGGCCGAGGTGAACTCGGGCGACATCCTGGTGGGGAAGGTGACGCCCAAGGGAGAGTCGGACCAGACCCCCGAGGAGAAGCTGCTGCGTGCCATCTTCGGGGAGAAGGCCCGGGAGGTCCGGGACAACTCCCTGAAGCTGCCCCACGGTTCCCGTGGCAAGGTCGTCGCCGTCAAACAGATGGAGCGTAAGGACAACCCCGATGCGCTCGGCCCCGGAGTTATCCGCACCGTCAAGGTCTATGTGGCGCAGTGGCGCAAGATAACAGTGGGGGACAAGATGGCGGGACGGCACGGCAACAAGGGCGTGGTGAGCCGCATCCTGCCCGTCGAGGATATGCCCTATCTTCCCGATGGGACGCCCGTCGACGTGGTCCTGAACCCGCTGGGCGTCCCCAGCCGTATGAACCTGGGGCAGGTGCTCGAGACCATCATGGGCTTCGTCGCCGTGCACAACGGCTGGCACGTCGCCACGCCGGTCTTCGAGGGCGCCCAGGAGCAGGAGATCTTCGAGAACATGAAGGAGCTTGCGGCACGGAAATACCCCGATCTTACCGAGGACGGCATGATCGCGCTCCGGGATGGGCGCACGGGTGAGCTCATGGAGAAGAAGGTCACGATCGGCTGCATGTACATGCTGAAGCTGATTCACCTTGTGGACGACAAGATCCACGCCCGCTCCACGGGGCCCTACAGCCTGATCACCCAGCAGCCCCTGGGCGGCAAGGCCCAGTTCGGCGGCCAGCGATTTGGGGAGATGGAGGTCTGGGCGCTCGAGGGATACGGTGCGGCCAACGTACTGCAGGAGATGCTGACCGTGAAATCGGACGATATTCGGGGTCGGGACAAGACCTACGAGCGCATCGTCAAGGGGCAGAGCCTCGTGAAGCCCGGCGTCCCCGAGAGCTTCCGGGTCCTGGTCAAGGAGCTGCAGGGGCTGGGGCTGGACGTCGAGGTACAGTACGACGACGGATCGGTCGGCGGAATGACGCTGGATGACGAGGAGGAGGAGCGGGGCGCGTATCTGACCGCCCAGTCCGCGTCCTCGTCGGTATTCGACGAGGATTCCCCGGCATCGGGCGACGTGCGCGTGGATGACTCCGAGGAGCGGGGCGACATCTTCGATGTCCCGGACGTCTTCATTGAGGAAAAGGAAGCTCTCTCGGAGGGGCTGTCGTTGGTAGGGGATGCAGCCGGGGATGAAGAAGGAGACTGACGGGATATGGCGCGAAAAGAGATAGTCGGCGTCAGGATCAAACTGGCGACGCCGGAGCGTATCCGCGAGATATCGAGCGGCGAGGTCAAGAAGCCCGAGACCATCAACTACCGCACGCTGCGTCCGGAAAAGGACGGGCTTTTCTGTGAGCGAATCTTCGGGCCGACGCGCAGCTACGAGTGCGCCTGCGGCAAATACAAGCGCAGCGGCCCCAAGTTCCGGGGCATCATCTGCGACCGCTGCGGGGTGGAGGTCACGGACAACCGCGTCCGCCGCGAGCGGATGGGGCATATCGAGCTGGCGGTCCCCGTCGTTCATATCTGGTATCTGAGGGGGATTCCGAGCCGGCTCAGCCTGTTGCTCGGCACCAGCGCGAAGGAGCTGGAGAAGGTCGTCTACTTCGCCCCGACGCGTAAGAAAGAGGGAGCTTGGAAGGTCGTTACCGAGGGGCGCCGAACGGATCTCGTCCGCAAGGAGGCCGTCATCTCCGAGAGCGAGATGAAGGTTCATGCCCATTACGACCCCAAATTTCGGGCGGAGGAGGCCTTCTCCCTCGAGAACGTCGACAACATTCCCCTCAGCGAGGGAGATGTCCTGACGGCGCAGCAGGTGGCGCGCTTCAAGGCGGACTACGGGGACGAGATCTTCAAGGTGGAGCCAGCCTTCGAGCTGACCGAGGAAATCGAGGGCCTGCCTTTGAAGGTGGGGGACATCGTCCCCCTGTCGCAGGCCGAGGAGTACCGGGAGGCGGCTGGGGCGCCGGAGGCTTTTCGCCGGGCCCATATCTCGAACAGTGAGGCCTTTGTCGTCACCGCTGCCCTGAAACTTCCCTTCGCGAAGGGGAGCATTGTCTCCAAGACCGAGCTCGAGCTTTTTCAGCAGAAATATCCCGGCCGGTTTACCTCCGTCCGTTGGGGGATCACGATAGACGATCCCTGCTACCTCGTGATCGAGCCCGGGACCTCTCCCTTCGCGTGGGCCGAGGTCATCTACGACCGCCAGCAGGCGCTGTGTCATGCCTATGACAAGAAATTCGAGGCCGGGATCGGGGCGGACGGGGTCCAGACCATCATAGACCGTCTGGACCTCGACCTTCTGGCCGCCTCGCTGCGTGAGGAGATCTCCGAGAGCAGCGGGCAGAAGAAGCGCAAGCTGGTCAAACGCCTGCAGGTGGCGGAGGACTTCAGAAAGAGCACCTCCTCGGCGCAGTCGATGATCCTGAACGTCCTTCCCGTCATCCCGCCGGATCTGCGCCCTCTGGTGCAGCTGGACGGAGGGCGCTTTGCGACGTCCGACCTGAACGACCTCTATCGGCGGGTCATCAACCGCAACAATCGCCTGAAGAAGCTTCAGGAGCTTCGGGCTCCGGAGATCATCATCCGAAACGAGAAACGTATGCTCCAGGAGTGCGTGGATGCCCTCATCGACAACGGGCGCATGGGCAAGGCGGTGCTGGGCGCGGGGAACCGTCCCCTGAAGAGCCTCACCGACCTCCTGCGCGGCAAGAAAGGGCGTTTCCGTCAGAATCTGCTGGGCAAGCGCGTGGACTACTCCGGGCGTTCCGTCATCGTCATCGGGCCGCAGCTCAAGATCTATCAGTGCGGGCTCCCGAAACAGATGGCGCTCGAGCTGTTCAAGCCCTTCGTCGTCCGCCAGCTCGTGGACCGCGGCCTGGCCCCGAACGTCAAGAGCGCCAAGCGCATCATCGAGCGAGGACGCGAGGAGATCTGGGGGATTCTCGAGGAGATCATCAGGGACCATCCCGTCATGCTGAACCGCGCTCCCACCCTGCACCGCCTGGGCATTCAGGCCTTCGAGCCGGTGCTGATGGAGGGCAAGGCCATTCGCCTCCACCCCATGGTCTGCACGGCGTTCAACGCGGACTTCGACGGTGACCAGATGGCCGTCCACGTTCCGCTGTCCCTGGAGGCCCAGGCCGAGGCACGGCTCCTGATGCTCTCGGCGAACAACCTCCTCTCCCCGGCCAGCGGACGTCCCGTCGTCACCCCGACGCAGGACATCGTGCTGGGAATCTATTACCTTACGGACATGCGCCCTGGGGTCCAGGGGGAGGGAATGCACTTCTCGGACATCGGGGACCTCCTCTCGGCCTTCGACCATGGGGTGGTGCACGTCAATGCCCCCGTATGGCTTAAGGAGGACCCCTCCTGGGGCACGCGTCCCAAGGGACGCCGCAAGTACAGGGGGGAGAACGGCGAGGCCGAGATCGTCGGAGACGCAAGGGACGTCAGGGCGCCGGAGGGCGCGGCGGTGTTCTTCGAGACCTCGCCGGGCCGGGCTTTGTTCAACAGCATCATTGCGTCTCCCCTGTGCTACGTCAACCACCAGCTGGATAAAAAAAGCATCGGACGCCTTCTGGACGACGCGTACGACAGGATCGACCGTGCGGCTGTGGTGGAGATGCTGGATGCCGTCAAGTCCCTCGGCTACCACTGGGCCGCCAGGAGCGGGATCAGCTTCGGGGTCAAGTCCATCATCATCCCCCCGGAGAAGGCCGAGATCACGGAGGCCACGAGGAAGGAGGACGACGTGGCCAAGGAGAACTACGAGATGGGACTCCTGACCCGCGATGAGTACCTCGCCCAGAAGGGAAAACTCTGGTCCCGTGCGACGCGGCAGATTGCCGATAAGATCACGGAACACATGATGCCCGGGAACTCCGTCCTGATGATGGTGGAGAGCGGAGCCCGCGGAAGCCTGGGGCAGATGGGGCAGATGGCGGGAATCCGCGGCCTGATGTCGGACCCCACGGGCCGCACTATCGACTATCCCATCACGGCCAACTTCCGGGAGGGCATGAATATGTTGGAGTACTTCATCTCCACGCACGGCGCCCGGAAGGGGCTTGCGGACACGGCGCTTCGGACGGCCAAGTCCGGCTATCTGACCCGCCGCCTGGTCGATGTGGCTCAGGACCTTATCATCACCGAGCACGACTGCGGCACGGAAAAGGGCGTCTGCATCCGTCCCCTGACGAGCGAGCAGAAGGTCATGATCCCCCTGGCCGACCGTATAACTGGCCGGACCGCCTTGAACGACATCGTCTCGCCCGAGACGGGGGAGCTCCTTGTCCGCAAGGGGCAGCTCATCTCCTACAACGACGCCGCGGCTATCGAGCGGAGCGGCATCGAGGAGGTCTGGGTGCGCAGTCCTCTTGCCTGCGCCCTCAAGAAGGGACTCTGTCAGAAGTGCTATGGCATGGACCTCTCCTCCCGTCACCTCATTCCCATCGGTGAGGCAGTGGGGGTCGTGGCGGCTCAGTCTATCGGGGAGCCCGGAACGCAGCTGACGATGCGCACGTTTCACACGGGTGGCGTGCATCAGGCAGAGGACATCACCCAGGGTCTGCCGCGCATCGAGCAGCTTTTCGAGGTTCGCCGGCCTCGCAAGGTCGCCTTTTTGGCCGGCCTGGACGGCGTCATCGAGGAGATCCGGAGCTCGGACGGGAAACGCAAGGTCATCGTCGCCTCGGAGGACGGATCGGAGCGAATTGTACACACCATCCCCGCCTCGCAGGAGCTCAGGGAGGATATCGAGGAGGGTATGGAGGTCAGAACGACGACCCGCTTGACCGAGGGAAGCATCGACCCCCAGCAACTGCTGGAGGTCAGTGGGATCGACGCGGTCCAGAGGATGCTGGTGGACGAGATCCAGTACGTCTACCACTCTCAGGGTGTCTCCATCAATAATAAGCACATCGAGGTCATCCTGCGCAAGGTCGCCCCCCTCAACCGGGTGCGCGTCATCGAGGAGGGCGACACCTCCTTCGTGGCCGGCGACCTGGTCTGGATAGGGGATATCGAGGAGGCGGAAAGGAGCATTCGGGAGGACAACGAGCGCTATGTCGCCGAGGCGGTCCGAATTTTCGTCGGAGACATCTTGAAATCCGCGGAGAAGGCGCACGAGGAGATCCAGCCTCTGCTGGGCAGACCCCTGGACGAGGAGGCCTTACGCCTGCTGCTCAAACCGGGAATGATGCTCTCCGTGCTGACCCTGGAGCATGGAGGACGCGACGTCGAGGTCGTGATCGGCGAGGCCGCCTTCCGTAAGCAGATGGAGGGGCTGGAACTGGTCGAGGACTTCACGGACGACGAAAGGCATGTGGTGAAGGGGGAGCGCCTGAGCGCGGGCTACCTGCGCCTGATCACCTCGGGTGATCCCTGCCCGATCCTCGTCCGGAACCGGGATATGCTGGACAAGATGGTGGGGTCCATGTGGCTGGCCGAGGACGTCACCGTCGATGGAGAGGTTCTGGTGCCGATGGACACCCTCGTGACCCGAGAGACGGCGGACCTGATCGCCTCTCGCGACGTGCGTGAGCTCAAGGTCTGGCATAACGTCGAGCACGTCAGCGTCGTCGATATGTTCCGGAACGACCTGATGAACGATGACGAAATTTGGGGGAAGACGCTCTTGAAGGCCGTGGACCGTGAGGGGAATCCCCTGTCGGACGTGTCCCAGTTTGTGGACGCCCGCGTGGTTCAGGGGCTGGCCCTTGGGGAGATCGCCGCCATCGAGACTCAGGAGGGGATCTTCGTGCGCGCCAACCTCTTTGCGCACTTCCTGTCCACGAAGATCTACGGAAAAGTCCTGCTGGACACGACCTTGGCGGAGGGCACGGCCGCCGACTCGCTGGCCTCAGGGCAGGAGATCGGTAAGAACGTCCTGGATGCCATCGTCGACAGGGAACCCGTGGAGATATTCGTCCGTCCCCTCTCTGCAAAGGTCGATTCCCATGTGCTGATTCGCGACGTCACCTTTGTCCGGAAGCTGAGGGAGAGCCCCGAGTGCAAGCCCTTCATCCATGGTATCACCAAGGCGGCGCTGGCCACGGACAGCTTCCTGAGCGCCGCATCCTTCCAGCAGACGGCGCAGATCCTCGCGGGGGCCGCCGTCAAGGGACAGGTCGATCCGCTGCACGGGCTCAAGGAAAACGTCATCATCGGACATCTGGTCCCAGCCGGGACGGGGTCGAGCGTCTTTCGCCCCATCGCTCTCTCCGATGAAAAGAAGGATGGGACGCAGCCCGTCCTGTCCGATCCGGAGGGGGAAACACTGCCGCCGGGTCCGGAGGACGCAATTTTGGAGGCACCAGCCGAGGTCGTGGCCGTGGAGTCCGTGGGGGCGGGGGAAGTGTAACCGCCTCCAACTTGTCACGACCTGAGACCCTCCGCAGGGCAGAGCCCTGCGGAGGGTCGAAAATGGTTGTGTCCAAATTTCAGAGTTTATGCTATACTATCTTAGTTTATGTGCTTGTTGCACAGCTTGTTTTGTCGTCTTAAGCCCTGTTTGGCTCTATTATGAAACTCTTTCGCAAAGTTTTCGTTAGGATAGATAGACAGTAAGGAGGCGTTGTTTATGGATAAGGGGACCTTTCAGCCGCACAGAAAGCCGCGCAAGAGGAAGATCGGTTTTCTCGCCCGTTCTTCCTCTCCCTCGGGGCGCAAGATCCTTCGCAACCGAAGGCGCAAGGGCCGCAAGTGCCTGACCATGGCGTAACCCTGAGGAAAGGTCGGGAGTTCGACCTCATCTTCCGCACCGGTCTTCGCGTCCAGGGAGATCTGGTGCGGTTGTTGTTTTTGAGGAGTCCGGGGCAACTCGAACCGCGCGTGGGGTACGCGGTGGGCAAGCGGCAGGGGAAGGCCCATGTCCGCAACCGGGGGCGCCGCATTCTGCGCGAGGCCTTTCGGCGTCTGGCGCCTTGGGTGGTCTCGGATGCGGCGCTCGTCCTCTCTCTGAAGGACCGGGCTCTTGGCGCCTCCGCCGTTGCCGTCTGGCATGATATGACCAGGGTCCTGTGGCGTCAGGGTCTTTTGCTCGATGGGTGGGGTGGAGCGGACTGGGATGCGCCCGTCTTGCATCGTGTTCCCTGAACGCCCGCGGGGCTCGCGTCGGCGACGCTGTGGCAGTCCCGTCGCAGTTCTGGTGGTGCTGCTAATTCGAGGGTATCAGCGTTTCATATCGCCTCTGCTGGGACACCGATGCCGTTTTTACCCATCCTGTTCCCAGTACGCGCTTGTCGTGTTCCAGGAATGGGGTTTTTTCATGGGCGCATGGATGACGCTTCGGCGCCTCTTGAAGTGTGGCCCGTGGCACGAGGGGGGCTACGACCCTCCTCCGAGACGTTGCGGTTCTGCCAAGTCGGATAGGGATGGTGAACTTTTTTGAGTTATTTGTGGACACAGGCCGGAAACTTTATGACATGGCTTTTGGAAAGCCTTTACCTGCTGACGAACTCCTGGGGGCTGGCGATCATCCTCCTGACGATTCTGGTTCGCATCGCCATGCATCCCCTGACGCAGAAACAGATGGTCAGCATGCAGAGGATGCAGAAGCTTCAGCCTATGATGAAGGTCCTGCAGGAGAAATACAAGGACGACAAGGAGACACTGAACCGAGAGGTGATGTCCCTCTATAAGGAGCACAAGGTCAACCCGGCTGCAGGGTGCCTGCCCCTGCTCATTCAGCTTCCCATCTTCATCCTGCTCTACAGCGCCCTGTCCCGTCACGGTTTTACCGACGCTACATTCTTGTCCGTCCAGCTCGACGGATCAGTCCTGACGACCATCGCCAAGGCCATCAATCTGGTGGATGAGGCCGGAGTCCCCATTCCGAACAGCCAGCTTGGCTTCGTCATGGTGGTTTTTTCCGCCCTGACCAACCCCTCGCTGCTTTTCTCCAACCTGGGCGTGTGGCTTCCCAACACCGTCCTTCTGTTGATCATCGCGTTCCTTACCTGGTATCAGCAGCATATTTCAGCCTCAGGGAACCCCCAGATGGCCATGATGAGCTGGTTCATGCCCATTTTCCTGACCTTCATCTGCCTCAGCCTGCCTGGAGGGGTTCTGCTTTACTGGGGCGTCTCCTCCCTGCTCGGGGTGGTTCATCAGCTGCGCGTCATCCGCAGGACCAGCCAGGAAATGCAGGAAAAACCACTGCTCTTCCAAGAGAAGCCGACGCGCAAATCCGGAGCGTGAGCGTCGCGATGCGGGGAGGGGCGGGGATGGATTCGAGGTAGATTTGAAAGGACGAATTGAGGAAAGAAGGTTTTTTCCATGACCGGCGATAGACATGTTATTGATGATAAGCATCTTGTTTTCGACGTGAACACCGTCGAGGAAGCGCTGGCTCTGGCCTCCCGTCAATGGGGCGTTCCCGCGGAGGAACTCCGGTCCGAGGTGATTGGCTCCGAAAAAGGATTTTTAGGATTGTTCGGCAAAAAACTCAAGGTTGAGGTGACCTTGCCCGAGCGCTCCCTGCTTTGCAGGGGGCGGGACTTCGTGGACGACCTGCTGAAGCTTATGGAGCTTCGCGCCCACACGGTTCTTCGCGAGGAGGAAAACGTCGTCGACATCGAGGGGCAGGACGCGGAAATCCTGGTTGGCCGGCACGGCGACGGCCTGAAGTCCATGGAGTACCTGCTGAACCTCGCCCTGCGCGACCCCGGGTCGCAGCCCCGCGTCCGTCTTGACAGTAACGGCTACAGGGAACGCAGGATACGAAGCCTGGAGCGCCTGGCCGAGGCGACGGCCAGGCAGGTCGTGGAGTACGGGGTCCCCATTCGCCTCGACCCCATGCTCAGCTGGGAGCGTTGGGTGATTCACACCTCCCTCAAGGATCGGGAGGATGTCAAGACTGAGTCGGTGGGGGAGGCCCCGGAGCGCAAGGTGGTCGTCATGCCGAAGATCGATGCCGCTAAACTCCAGGAGGGCGGTGGCTACAGGCCCGCATCGTCGCGTTTCCCGCACCATCGCAGGCGCCGCTGACCGAATCAGGATCCCCATGTTTCCCGTTCTCATAAAGATTGGAACGATAACCCTCGATACGTACTATGTTTTTTGGATGCTGGCGCTTTCCCTTGCGATGCTCTGGAGCATTCGGCGTTTTCGGCTCTACGGGGTGGACGACGGCGAGGCCCGGCGCGTGATCGGATGGGCGTTCTTCGCCATGCTCCTTGGCGCGCGGGCCTTCGAGTACCTCTGGAACTTCGATGCCTATCATGAAAACCCCTCCCTGCTCCTGGACCTTCGCCATGGAGGTCTTTCGGAGGTGGGGGCGTTTACGGGGGCCTTTCTGGCCGCGTTCCTCCTCTGCTGGCGTAATCCGAAGCTTCCCTTCCAGCGGCTTTGCGACGTCGTCGCCCCTCCGGCGATCTTCACGATGGCCCTGGGACGATGGGGGTGCTTTTTCAACGGTTGCTGCGTCGGGATCCCCACGCTGCATCGTTTCGGCGTGCACTTCCCCTACGACCCGGCGTCCGTGATGCGCCATCCCACCCAGATCTACTACTCCGTCGCCTCTCTGGCGATCCTCGTGATCCTTTTAGCCGTCGAGCGCTTCACCCTGCGACACAGAAGCCGGGAAAGGAGGTTGGGGAGCGCCTCCGTGATCACCCCGCTGGGATTGATCCTCTATTCCGCCATGCGCCTGTCCATCGATGGGCTGAGGGCCGAGGGGCTCCTCGAGGGGCTGGGCTTTTCGCATTGGGTCCTGCTGGCGGCGCTGCCCTTGGAGGTCCTGTGGCTGGCCGTCTCCGTTTGGTCCAACAGGACCGCCGTTTCAACCTCGGCGCCTGCAAAGGACGAGATTTCCTAGGAGCCTAAAATCGAGGAGGTGGGGGTCGAATGTGGCGGACTCTCTGGGAGAGGCACCGAGGTGCGTTCTGCGTCGCCGTAGGTATGATCTGCTTTCTTGCGGCGGGGATTCTGGTTCGGGGGCTGCCCTCCGTTCGGGAGCACCTTTCCTCCCTTTCGTCGCCTTCCGGCACTCGGGACGTCAGGCGTCAGGAGCACGGCGGAACGCCTGCTTCATCGTCTCGGGAAGCCGATTCCTCCGGCCCATCCGCTCAACACGCTCAACCCACTCAACCCGCATCTGAGGAATGGTTCCTCTACGTCACGGGCAGCGTCCGCCGTCCGGGCGTCTATCGCCTGCCACCCGGCGCGCGTACGGTCCATCTCGTCGACGCGGCGGGTGGGCTCGACGGCTTTGCGGACCCCGTTGCCATCAACCTGGCCCAGCCCTTGGCGGATGGGATGCACGTACATGTGCCGCGCAAGGGGGAGCGTCAGCCTCAGGAGGCCCTTGTGATTGCGGCTCCGACGGTCCGTGTCGGGCCTCCGGCCAGGGTTCCCGACTCGAAGTCCGGCGGCCTGATCGATGTGAACCGCGCTTCGGAGACGGAGCTGACGGCTTTGCGGGGCATCGGCCCCGCGCTGGCCAGGAGGATCGTCGAGTACCGGGAGCGAAACGGCCCATTCCGAAGCGTCGAGGAGCTTGTCCAGGTTCGGGGTATCGGGCCCGCGAAGCTCGAGGGATTCCGGGATCGGGCAACGGTCGGCCCCTGACTTGTCCCCGAGCGGCGAGCGACAAGAGACAAGAAATATGACGATCCTGGAACGAGCCCCCTTTCTGGCAATCCTGGCCGGCCTGATTACGGCGATGGGGCTCGAGGAGGAGGCCGGTC
This window encodes:
- a CDS encoding YidC/Oxa1 family membrane protein insertase, which codes for MTWLLESLYLLTNSWGLAIILLTILVRIAMHPLTQKQMVSMQRMQKLQPMMKVLQEKYKDDKETLNREVMSLYKEHKVNPAAGCLPLLIQLPIFILLYSALSRHGFTDATFLSVQLDGSVLTTIAKAINLVDEAGVPIPNSQLGFVMVVFSALTNPSLLFSNLGVWLPNTVLLLIIAFLTWYQQHISASGNPQMAMMSWFMPIFLTFICLSLPGGVLLYWGVSSLLGVVHQLRVIRRTSQEMQEKPLLFQEKPTRKSGA
- a CDS encoding ComEA family DNA-binding protein, with amino-acid sequence MWRTLWERHRGAFCVAVGMICFLAAGILVRGLPSVREHLSSLSSPSGTRDVRRQEHGGTPASSSREADSSGPSAQHAQPTQPASEEWFLYVTGSVRRPGVYRLPPGARTVHLVDAAGGLDGFADPVAINLAQPLADGMHVHVPRKGERQPQEALVIAAPTVRVGPPARVPDSKSGGLIDVNRASETELTALRGIGPALARRIVEYRERNGPFRSVEELVQVRGIGPAKLEGFRDRATVGP
- the yidD gene encoding membrane protein insertion efficiency factor YidD — protein: MRPSCIVFPERPRGSRRRRCGSPVAVLVVLLIRGYQRFISPLLGHRCRFYPSCSQYALVVFQEWGFFMGAWMTLRRLLKCGPWHEGGYDPPPRRCGSAKSDRDGELF
- a CDS encoding prolipoprotein diacylglyceryl transferase, which translates into the protein MFPVLIKIGTITLDTYYVFWMLALSLAMLWSIRRFRLYGVDDGEARRVIGWAFFAMLLGARAFEYLWNFDAYHENPSLLLDLRHGGLSEVGAFTGAFLAAFLLCWRNPKLPFQRLCDVVAPPAIFTMALGRWGCFFNGCCVGIPTLHRFGVHFPYDPASVMRHPTQIYYSVASLAILVILLAVERFTLRHRSRERRLGSASVITPLGLILYSAMRLSIDGLRAEGLLEGLGFSHWVLLAALPLEVLWLAVSVWSNRTAVSTSAPAKDEIS
- the jag gene encoding RNA-binding cell elongation regulator Jag/EloR → MTGDRHVIDDKHLVFDVNTVEEALALASRQWGVPAEELRSEVIGSEKGFLGLFGKKLKVEVTLPERSLLCRGRDFVDDLLKLMELRAHTVLREEENVVDIEGQDAEILVGRHGDGLKSMEYLLNLALRDPGSQPRVRLDSNGYRERRIRSLERLAEATARQVVEYGVPIRLDPMLSWERWVIHTSLKDREDVKTESVGEAPERKVVVMPKIDAAKLQEGGGYRPASSRFPHHRRRR
- the rnpA gene encoding ribonuclease P protein component; this encodes MPDHGVTLRKGREFDLIFRTGLRVQGDLVRLLFLRSPGQLEPRVGYAVGKRQGKAHVRNRGRRILREAFRRLAPWVVSDAALVLSLKDRALGASAVAVWHDMTRVLWRQGLLLDGWGGADWDAPVLHRVP
- the rpmH gene encoding 50S ribosomal protein L34, whose amino-acid sequence is MDKGTFQPHRKPRKRKIGFLARSSSPSGRKILRNRRRKGRKCLTMA